ACTTGAAAGCGCTCGGCGGCGAAGAAGCGGCACCATTTTTCGTCGAGAAGCGTGCCGTTGGTCTGAATCCCGTTGCTGATCTTCTTTCCTTCCGGCCGGTGCTTCCGCTGGAGCGCGACGATTTTCTGAAAGTAGGCGAGTCCGAGCGCGGTCGGCTCCCCACCGTGCCAGGCGAAGTTGACCATCGGCCCCGGCGCGGCTTCGATTTGCTGGACGACGTAGCGCTCCAGCACCTCGTCGCTCATCCGGAAGGCGTTGCCTTCGGGATATAGAAACTCCTTCTTGAGATAATAACAGTAATGGCAGTCGAGGTTGCAAATCGCCCCGATGGGCTTCGCCATCACCTGAAACTCGCGTAAGGCCGTCGTCACCTTCTGATCCTCCGATCGCCTACACTACCAAAGGCTCGCTGGATCGCCAAGAGCTTCCATGCTAAACAAGCCGTCATGGCTGAACATCTCATTCAAATAGGAGCTTTCACCAAAGACGCGGCGACCCTCGCGGCGGAAGGTCAGGGCTTTCTCCAAGCGGAAAACATCCGCGTCGAGCTCGATATCGTCACCGACTCGCCGACCTTGATGCGCAATCTTATCGCCCGGCGATACGATCTCATTCTCAACAACGCCGATAACGTGATCGCCTGGGCGGAAGGACAAGGAGCCGACCCGACGCCCAACGATTTTGTTATTTTTCTCGGCGGCAGCCAGGGCCTGCGGCAGAAACTCGTCGTGGCGCCGGGCGTGAGGGTCTTCGACGACCTCAAGGGAACGGTCCTGGCCGTGGACGCGCCGACGACGGGGTTTGCCATCGTCATGATTTGCATGCTCAAGAAGCACGGCCTGGAGTTGAACCGCGACTACACGTTCAAGGCGTTTGGCAACACGATGAAGCGGGCCGACGCGCTCGCCCGCGGCGAGGCTTCGGCGGGCATGATGAATTTGTCGGACGAAGAGATCGACAGGCGCGGCTTCAAAATCCTGGCGCGGTCCGAGGACTATGTCGAGCATTACGCCCGCGGGCTCGGCGCGACGCGGCGGCAATGGGCCGCGGCCAACGAAGAGCTGCTGGTGCGCTTCACTCGCGCCATGATACGCGCGACCGACTGGATCATGGATACGAGGAACAAAGGCGAGGCCATCAAGCTTCTCTTGCCGGAAAATAAGAATTCGCTGGCGGTAGCGGACGAGGCCTACGAAGAGAGCGTCAGTCCGAAATTCGGCTTTACGCCGCGGAGCCGCATCGATTTGGAAGGCATCCGCACGGTGCTGGAGCTGCGCGAGAAAGTGGGTCTGATGAAGCGTCCGGTTCCCAAGCCGGAGAAATACATCGACGAACGCTTCTACAAGAAGGCGTTGGAGACGCTGGAGAGATAAATGGTTGCAGTCGTTTTGGCCGCCGCGCTGTTTTTTGTATTCTGCCGCCCTGAGATTCTTCCGGCTCAGACCGACTGGAAGAAAGAATGGGATAACACCGTTCGGGCCGCCGAGGCCGAAGGCCAACTCACTCTCTACGGCTGTTGCTACGATTACGACCGCATTCTCGAAAGCTTCAAGAGAACTTTCCCGAAAATAAAAGTCACAACCGTTCTCGGACCGGGAGGACAGTTGGGCGCCAGGATCCTGGCGGAGCGCAGGGCCGACAAATATCTTCCCGATGTTCTCGGCGCCGGGGCGAACACGCTCCACGACGTGCTCTACAAAGCCAACGCGCTGGAAGCTTTTAAGCCCGCGCTCATCCTTCCCGAGGTTCTCGACCCGTCCAAGTGGCACGAAGGGGAGCATCGCTACATCGATCCGGAGAAGCGTCATATCTTCGCCTTCGCCGCCAACTCGCAATCGGGGCAGATCAGCTACAACCTCGAATTAGTTAAACCCGCCGAGTTTAAATCTTACCGGGATCTTCTCAGTCCCAAGTTGAAAGGGAAAATCGCCTCGCTCGATCCGACGACGACCGGAATGGGAGCGGCGCTGCAGTTCTTCTATTACCACCCGGAGCTGGGCCCGGCATTTATCCGGAAGCTTTACGGCGGGATGCAAGTGACGCTCAGCCGTGACGCGCGCCAGATGACCGACTGGCTCGCGTCCGGAAAATTTTCTCTCTGCATTCGCTGCACGGCGGGAGGCGAGGTCGCGAAAGCGAAGCAACAAGGTCTTCACATCGATTTTCTCGACACCGAGAACTGGAAGGAAGGCGGCAGCTCGAGCGCGGCCGGCGGAACGCTCGGCTTGCTCAACCGCGCGCCCCACCCCAACGCGGCTAAAGTGTTCATCAACTGGTTTCTCTCGCGCGAGGGTCAGATCGCCATGCAGAAGCTCGGCCGGCCCGACGCCCACAACTCGCGCCGGATCGACATCCCCAAGGATGACGTCGATCCTTACAACAAGCTCGAGCCGGGAAAAAAATATTTCGATCTCGCCAAGCCCGAATTTCAGGACCTGACGCCTATCTTCAAGCTGGTGAAGGAAGTCCTGCCGCAGAAATAAAGGCTGGAGGAGTTTCTTTGAGGTGATTTACGCCGGGACTCTTACCGGCGCCGCGGCGTTTCTCGACGCCTGCGTCTGCGCTTTCGCCTTGGCCTTGGCCAGCGCCGCGCGCGCAGAGTCGGTGGACTGATACATCTGCAAATTTTCTCCCTCGTCCAAATCATTCACCGGCGTGATGGCGATGTCGGTGTAGCTCCGCGACGCGGGATCTTGCTCGATGCGCTTGCGGAGCTTGTGGAGCTTCGCCTGGAAGCGCAGCGCGGGAATGTAGGTCATGAGCATTTTCCAGACCTGTTCGGGATAAAACAACAGCGGATTTTCCAGCGGCAGACCGTGCCGCCGCTGCGCGCGCACTTTGCGCCGGATGAGGCCGGTTTGCAGCGGGTGCAGCCGCTCGTAGAAATAGCTCCCGTAAAACTGAAAAATCATGTCGGCGAGGCGGAACGGGCTCAGCCCCGTCGCGACCGCGCGCTTGAGCAGCGTCTCGATGTGATCCCACGAGTAGTAGGTGTGCCAGGCTTTGTCGTAGATCGCCTGCCATTCTTCCTTCGACATCAACGGGTGCCCGGTCGTCACGTGCTCCAGGTCGTACTTGTTCATGTCGGGGTCCATCCATACTCCCTTGAGGTAAAGCTCTTTGTGATCCTGCGAGCCGGGAAGCGGCGTGAGGATGAAGAACTCCAGCATGTCGATCGGCAGCTCGCGCTGGATGATCTTGATGTCGCGCTCGATCGTCTCGGGCGTGTCGGTCGGAAATCCGAGAATGTAACCGCAGTAGGTAATGACGCCGGCCTTGCGCCAGGCGAGCAGCATCTTGCGGTACTCGGTGATCCGGTTCTGGTTTTTCGACGCGCCCTTGAGACTGTCGGGATTGATGTTTTCGAGGCCGAGGAAGACGCGCTTGCAGCCGGCGCGCGCGGCTTTCTCGACGAAGTTCTTGATCTTGTGGCACAGCGTGTCCACCTGCATGACGAAGTTGGTCTGAAATCCTT
The DNA window shown above is from Candidatus Binatia bacterium and carries:
- a CDS encoding PhnD/SsuA/transferrin family substrate-binding protein, whose protein sequence is MAEHLIQIGAFTKDAATLAAEGQGFLQAENIRVELDIVTDSPTLMRNLIARRYDLILNNADNVIAWAEGQGADPTPNDFVIFLGGSQGLRQKLVVAPGVRVFDDLKGTVLAVDAPTTGFAIVMICMLKKHGLELNRDYTFKAFGNTMKRADALARGEASAGMMNLSDEEIDRRGFKILARSEDYVEHYARGLGATRRQWAAANEELLVRFTRAMIRATDWIMDTRNKGEAIKLLLPENKNSLAVADEAYEESVSPKFGFTPRSRIDLEGIRTVLELREKVGLMKRPVPKPEKYIDERFYKKALETLER
- a CDS encoding extracellular solute-binding protein, with protein sequence MVAVVLAAALFFVFCRPEILPAQTDWKKEWDNTVRAAEAEGQLTLYGCCYDYDRILESFKRTFPKIKVTTVLGPGGQLGARILAERRADKYLPDVLGAGANTLHDVLYKANALEAFKPALILPEVLDPSKWHEGEHRYIDPEKRHIFAFAANSQSGQISYNLELVKPAEFKSYRDLLSPKLKGKIASLDPTTTGMGAALQFFYYHPELGPAFIRKLYGGMQVTLSRDARQMTDWLASGKFSLCIRCTAGGEVAKAKQQGLHIDFLDTENWKEGGSSSAAGGTLGLLNRAPHPNAAKVFINWFLSREGQIAMQKLGRPDAHNSRRIDIPKDDVDPYNKLEPGKKYFDLAKPEFQDLTPIFKLVKEVLPQK
- a CDS encoding radical SAM protein produces the protein MGAIGGKAKRFYLELIKPSHYDDNGYVIQWWRAWIPSNSLSSVYGLALDAIERRVLGDNVEISVGVYDETNIVVPIKKIIRRFKQNGNYGLVCLIGVQSNQFPRAMDIARQFRAAGIQVAIGGFHASGCIAMLPELPDGLKEALAMGITLFAGEAEEGRLAAILKDAHERRLQPIYNFMEDLPHMEGQPIPFLPKEHVSRYFRDLACFDAGRGCPFSCSFCTIINVQGRKSRYRDADDVERLMRANAAQGVHRYFITDDNFARNRNWEPIFNRMIELREKEGFQTNFVMQVDTLCHKIKNFVEKAARAGCKRVFLGLENINPDSLKGASKNQNRITEYRKMLLAWRKAGVITYCGYILGFPTDTPETIERDIKIIQRELPIDMLEFFILTPLPGSQDHKELYLKGVWMDPDMNKYDLEHVTTGHPLMSKEEWQAIYDKAWHTYYSWDHIETLLKRAVATGLSPFRLADMIFQFYGSYFYERLHPLQTGLIRRKVRAQRRHGLPLENPLLFYPEQVWKMLMTYIPALRFQAKLHKLRKRIEQDPASRSYTDIAITPVNDLDEGENLQMYQSTDSARAALAKAKAKAQTQASRNAAAPVRVPA